In Desulfopila inferna, the following are encoded in one genomic region:
- a CDS encoding metallophosphoesterase family protein, whose amino-acid sequence MKIAVFADVHANLEALQAFLEVMAEEQPDRFVFLGDIIGYGPDPNECITLLQELDNLEAVLGNHDSAAIWDSSPYEMHADARDAIFWTMDQLSDESVNFLRTLRHKVLIDGVCYCHASPHSPDAWIYLNSYIKALWSFRRTGYRLSFVSHTHWPQLISQENSWKISLEKVQPGEVRYLQEGQRYIVNCGSIGQPRDGSADGSYCLYDDIEKTVIFHRFSYANQTTQTKMRKAGLPEYLASRLKTGR is encoded by the coding sequence TTGAAAATCGCCGTTTTTGCAGATGTTCATGCCAACCTGGAAGCCCTGCAGGCTTTTCTGGAGGTGATGGCCGAAGAGCAACCCGACCGTTTTGTCTTTCTGGGAGACATCATCGGCTACGGTCCGGACCCCAATGAATGCATTACACTGCTGCAGGAGCTTGACAACCTTGAGGCGGTTCTCGGCAATCATGATTCCGCGGCGATCTGGGACAGTTCCCCCTACGAAATGCATGCCGATGCCCGCGACGCAATTTTCTGGACAATGGACCAGCTCAGCGATGAGAGCGTCAACTTTCTCAGGACCCTCCGGCACAAGGTGCTCATAGATGGCGTCTGTTACTGTCATGCCTCCCCGCACAGCCCGGATGCCTGGATCTATCTGAACTCGTATATCAAGGCATTATGGTCCTTTCGCAGAACCGGCTATCGTCTTTCCTTCGTCAGTCATACCCACTGGCCGCAGCTTATCTCTCAAGAGAATTCCTGGAAAATATCTTTGGAAAAGGTGCAGCCCGGAGAGGTTCGTTATCTGCAGGAAGGTCAGCGCTATATCGTCAACTGCGGCAGCATCGGCCAGCCTCGCGACGGCAGCGCCGACGGTTCATATTGCCTCTACGATGACATCGAAAAAACGGTAATATTTCACAGGTTCAGTTATGCCAATCAGACAACACAAACAAAAATGCGCAAGGCCGGCTTGCCGGAATATCTAGCTTCCAGGTTGAAAACAGGGAGATAG